A single genomic interval of Shewanella halotolerans harbors:
- a CDS encoding PfaB family protein — protein MTQEFGQKVSNANANSEGATSLRVALLLLPKDAALPDTLANQPVRELQVDQTETDLTENKLTQTLEQAVSWVTTGDLVCLQGAQQTLLMMPALKAAQHKLHPHAHLAALQYGQNQSSALQGALAQAKRQPDSVQCRVHINDMNKGFDALCRLIADIAQRTIRRSESRRHYWFTEPYQGRVATLTLENTQPQQRIAQTHLAMVLTQGTGRLKARSLLSASQLFFLLPGSSEAALNQGLWALAAALDKLALSQTEPLAREMAIIELMQQNLDAFVTSGPTRFVICLQAISIEALGQEITAMSQALAKVCKEKGEYRTPSGSYFSAAPLGQAKLAFVYPGVGTIYPDMLHELHSYFPALFSRLQQQGDLKAMLQADMIYQEEKADSQQMPLSKMAIAGVGASYLLTKLLVDEFAVQPHFALGYSMGEAAMWASLDVWQDPHSLIDKTLSDPLFTEEISGPLKAVRRHWQLSENDPLEWNSFLVRCQGDDIQPLLERYPRAYLAITQGDTCVIAGCQASCQALLQELGKRGIAANRVTAMHTPPALSLQSQVQAFYHQAIMAEAAEHPVKFISAASLIDGQDGAVNETQVLSAEAIATSIAKTFCHRLDFESLIQSATHQGAALFVEVGADRQNCTLIDKILKASETPHVSVPVNARGANEAITLLKALGTLISHRVPVSLTVLQLGLKRELAKLQQCSAQDEPPLANPLFQEEV, from the coding sequence GTGACCCAGGAGTTTGGCCAAAAGGTAAGCAATGCTAACGCGAACAGCGAAGGCGCTACTTCACTGCGGGTCGCCCTCTTGCTGTTGCCAAAAGATGCCGCCTTGCCCGACACCTTAGCCAATCAGCCCGTTCGAGAGCTGCAAGTTGATCAAACTGAGACAGACCTTACTGAGAATAAGCTGACTCAGACGCTAGAGCAGGCAGTGAGCTGGGTCACCACAGGCGATCTGGTTTGCCTGCAAGGCGCCCAGCAAACATTGCTAATGATGCCAGCGCTCAAGGCGGCGCAGCACAAGCTGCACCCTCATGCCCATCTGGCGGCGCTGCAATATGGTCAAAACCAGAGCAGTGCACTGCAAGGCGCGCTGGCACAGGCCAAACGCCAACCGGATAGTGTTCAGTGCAGAGTGCATATCAATGACATGAACAAGGGCTTCGACGCCTTGTGTCGCCTGATCGCTGATATTGCACAGCGAACCATTAGGCGTTCAGAGAGTCGGCGTCACTATTGGTTTACCGAGCCCTATCAAGGGCGAGTAGCGACGCTTACCCTGGAGAATACCCAGCCTCAGCAAAGGATAGCGCAAACTCATCTGGCCATGGTGCTGACACAAGGCACAGGTCGACTCAAGGCGCGTTCGCTACTGTCGGCCAGCCAGCTGTTCTTTCTGCTACCCGGTAGCAGTGAAGCCGCGCTCAACCAAGGGCTCTGGGCCCTGGCGGCGGCCTTGGATAAGCTCGCCTTATCTCAGACCGAGCCCTTAGCGCGGGAGATGGCGATCATTGAGCTGATGCAGCAAAATCTCGATGCCTTTGTCACCAGCGGCCCGACACGTTTTGTGATCTGTCTACAGGCCATAAGTATCGAGGCGCTTGGGCAGGAGATCACCGCCATGAGCCAGGCGCTGGCCAAGGTCTGTAAGGAGAAAGGGGAATACCGCACGCCATCGGGTAGCTATTTCAGCGCCGCGCCGCTGGGTCAGGCCAAGCTGGCCTTCGTTTATCCCGGCGTTGGCACCATCTACCCAGATATGCTGCATGAACTGCACAGCTACTTTCCGGCCCTGTTTAGCCGCTTGCAGCAGCAAGGAGATCTCAAGGCGATGCTGCAGGCCGATATGATCTACCAAGAAGAGAAGGCCGACTCTCAGCAGATGCCTCTAAGCAAGATGGCCATTGCCGGTGTGGGCGCCAGCTACCTGCTGACCAAGCTCCTGGTGGATGAATTTGCAGTGCAGCCGCACTTTGCCCTGGGTTACTCCATGGGTGAAGCCGCCATGTGGGCCAGCCTGGATGTGTGGCAAGATCCCCATAGCTTGATCGATAAGACCCTGAGCGATCCGCTGTTTACCGAGGAGATCTCAGGTCCGCTCAAGGCGGTTCGTCGTCACTGGCAACTGTCAGAGAACGACCCTCTCGAATGGAACAGTTTTCTGGTGCGATGCCAAGGCGATGATATTCAGCCTTTGCTGGAGCGTTACCCCAGAGCCTATCTTGCCATCACCCAGGGGGATACCTGCGTGATCGCTGGCTGTCAGGCCAGTTGCCAGGCCCTGTTACAGGAACTGGGTAAGCGTGGCATAGCCGCTAATCGCGTGACTGCCATGCACACGCCACCAGCCTTAAGCCTGCAGTCGCAGGTGCAGGCCTTCTATCATCAGGCGATCATGGCCGAGGCCGCCGAGCATCCGGTCAAATTTATCAGCGCCGCCAGCCTCATCGATGGCCAAGATGGCGCCGTCAACGAGACTCAGGTCCTGAGCGCCGAAGCTATCGCTACCTCGATAGCCAAGACCTTCTGTCATCGCCTCGATTTTGAGTCGCTCATCCAGAGCGCAACCCATCAGGGCGCTGCGCTATTTGTCGAGGTCGGTGCCGACAGACAAAACTGCACCCTGATAGATAAAATTCTAAAAGCCAGCGAGACACCCCACGTCAGCGTGCCGGTCAATGCCCGCGGCGCAAACGAGGCGATCACCCTGCTCAAAGCCTTGGGCACACTGATCAGCCACAGAGTTCCCGTCAGCCTCACTGTGCTGCAACTTGGACTCAAGCGTGAACTGGCTAAGCTGCAACAGTGCAGCGCTCAAGATGAGCCACCGCTCGCCAATCCCCTATTTCAAGAGGAAGTCTAA